TCCGAATACAAGGACTACGACGGCAAGCCCCTGAAAGTCCTGCCGGAACGGTCCGAGGACCAACCGTCCATCAAAGCGCTTGAGCAGCGCTTGCAGGCCTTCGACGCCGAAGAAGCGAAACGCTAAGGCAACGAAAAAGCGCGGCGCCTGTCCTTGTTACCAGTTGCGACTATACGAAGCCAGCTAGTCGGTATCGGCATACGAGTCGCGCTCGAAGGATTCTCAATTCATGATTCTTGACGTTTCCATCGGAATCGCAAATAGCGAGCCTTAATTCTTTTGCCGCGGTATCCCATGCCCTGAACTTCTTTGAATTTTCCGGGGAGGCTGACCAATCCCGGTATTTTTTGGCCCCTAGGAATTCGTTCTCTCTAGTCTCTGGCACCCCATTTTTACTGCGTGCATCCGAGAGCAATGCGTTAACTATCAATCGAGCAGATTTGTAGTTCTCTTCAGTTGGTGGGGCTGGCAACGCTATTAATTCACCGGGCAACTGCGCCGTTAAGGCTTGGATAATTTCGTCCGGCAATTGGGCAATTTCATTGGCGATGCCGTCAAGCACTAGCCACCCTAGCTCCTGTGCTTTGCTCACTATGTTTAGTCGCGTGTAGTCGCGCGCAAGACGGTCCCCATTCATCCAGCATCGCCAGAGCCTCCCGGTACCGTCCCCACATTTGAAGATGGCCTCCAGCCGCCAATACGGGACCCGCTTGTTGCCGATGCTTGCGTTGCGTGAGACGAGGCACGTGATGCGCGACCACGCCGCGGCCTGCTTCCGGAGTTCATCGTCCTTGTATTGTTTCATAACAACCGGCACCAAATTGTACTTTTTTTTAAAAATCAAACTGTTAGTTAGGTACAAATTATAAACCAGTGTTATCGACGACCAACGGAAAATTGTCCTCAATGCACCTGATCGAACGCCCCGCGGCAGGTGCATTTGGGGCTCAATTTCAAAGGAAGTCATCGTGAAAGAAGCAGAAAATTTCGCGGCTAGGAAGCCGCAGACGAACATCGTGCCGGATCGCGGTGTAGCAAGCCGCGAGACGCGAGTACAGCCGTTGCTCCCTCCGGAGCAACGTGCGGAGCCTCTTCGCGAGGGCATCATGCTTTCGCGTGCTTCGGCAGTCGCTCCAGTGGCAATTCGGTGGCTCTGGCAGGACTGGCTCCCCGAGGGGAAATTGAGCCTGTTGGCTGGCTCGCCGGGAACGGGCAAGACCACGCTGGCCGTGGCGATGGCGGCAATCGTGTCAGCGGGCGGGGCGTGGCCGGATGGTCCCCGCTGTGCGAGCAGGGGTAATGTGCTCTTTTGGAGCGGTGAGGATGATGTCGCCGATACGCTCGTCCCGCGCTTGATGGCGGCAGGGGCCGATCTCGATCGCGTGTATTTCGTCCGCAGCCGGATTGACGAGAACGACGAGGTTCAGCCGTTCGACCCGGCGTTCGACATTCCTCTTCTGGGTGAGCGGGTTGAGGCCATGGGAGGCGCGAGCCTGCTGATCGTTGACCCGATCGTGAGCGCTGTCTCGGGCGATGCGCACCGTGCAAATGATGTACGCCGCGATCTTCAGGCGTTGGTCGACATGGCAGCTAGATACGGGTGTGCGGTCCTAGGGATCTCTCACTTCGCCAAGGGGACTAGAGGCAGCAGTCCCGCCGAGCGGGTCATCGGTTCTGGTGCGTTCGTGGCACTTGCTCGCATGGTGCTGGTGGCCGGAAAAGACGAAGCCGAAGAGCGCCGCATCCTTGCTCGCGCGAAAGCCAACATCACGTTTGATGACGGCGGTATCGAGTACATGCTGGAACAGGTGGATGTAAATGGCATACCGGCCAGTCGGGTCGTTTGGGGAGGCTTGATCGAGGGCAACGCGCGCGAAATCCTGGGCGACGTGGAAATGCTTCCCGGTGACGACGAGAAGACCGAGCGTGAAGAGGCTGCCGATTTCCTCGCCAGTCTTCTTGTCCAGGGACCTGTTCCTGTAAACAGCATCAAGGCTGATGCCACCGGTGCGGGTTACGCATGGCGAACGGTCGAGCGTGCCAAGCGCGATCTTGGGGTTGAGGCACGCAAAGCCGGGATGAAGGGCGGGTGGATGTGGGCGATTCCCGCTGACGCTGATGAAGATCGTCGCGGAGAAACAGAGGGGCACGAGACTCCGCACGGTGGCGGCCTTCGTCATTCGCGGCGGCCTTCGGCGGAGACTCGCATTTCTATGATCGGTACTCCTGAAGAGCGCCAGATTTCTGAAGTCCGCCACCGTACAGGGAGTGGTGGTCTTCACGATTATTGTGTACGGTCGGCCGATGATGCCGCGGTTGGCGTGAATCCCGACGACGCCGAGTCGGAAGAGTGACATGCGCACCCTGACTTTGGGTGAGGCGGCCGACATGCTGAAAATGCATCCCGAGGGACTTCGCCGTCGGGCGAAGTCCGGGCTGGTGCCGGCGGCCAAGCCCGGCAAGCAGTGGGTATTCCTCCAAGAAGATCTACAAAATTACCTGCGTTCGCTTTATGCTTCGAATCGGCAAGCGTTGCAAGGTGATCATGGGAGTCAGAAAACATGGCGCTTTTCAGACGCGGTAGTACCTGGTGGGTTGATTTCACCAGCCCGGGCGGCAAGAGAACTCGAGTCTCTGCTGGCACCGAAAACAAGCAGGAAGCCCAAGAGTTCCACGACAAGCTCAAAGCGGAAGCGTGGCGGGTCGGACGGCTCGGCGAGCGGCCAACCTACACCTGGGATCAAGCGGCGTGGCAGTGGCTAACGGAAACGGCACATAAGCGCACGCATGAGGAGGACAAGGTAAAGCTGCGATGGTTGCAGCAATACTTGGGTGGGACGCCTTTGGATGCGATTTCGCGTGATCTGGTGATGCAGATTGGTAATCAGAAGGCGAAGGATGCGAGCCCGGCCACCGCTAACCGCTATCTGGCATTGATCCGCGCCATTCTGCGGAAAGCCTCGCGTGAGTGGGAGTGGGTGGACCGGGTTCCGAAAATCACGCTCTTTAAGGAAGCCAAGCGCAGGGTTCGGTGGCTAACACCGGATCAGGTGCGTCGTCTGCTGGATCGTTTGCAGCCCCATACGCGGGAGCTGGTTTTGTTTTCACTTGCAACTGGGTTGCGGCAGGCGAACGTGCTGAAGCTGGAATGGTCGCAGGTCGATCTGACTCGCCGGGTGGTCTGGTTCCACTGCGATCAAATGAAAAACCAAGTCAGCCACCATGTTAGCTTGAACGATACGGCCTATGACGTGCTAGTGCGGCAGAAGGGCAAACATCCCGAGCGGGTCTTTACGTTCAGGGGTAAGCCCATCGTCAATGCCAACACGCGCGCATGGCGGAATGCCTTGAAAGATGCTGGGATCAATGATTTCCGCTGGCACGATCTAAGGCATTGTTGGGCATCCTGGTTGGTGCAGAACGGGACGCCGCTGTATGCAGTGCAGGAGCTGGGAGGCTGGCAGTCAGTACAGATGGTGCAGAGGTATGCTCATCTGAGTCCGGCCAACCTAGCGGATCATGCCAAGACGATTGACGCGGTAATCGCTCTGCCATGACACATTTGCGGC
This genomic stretch from Paraburkholderia dioscoreae harbors:
- a CDS encoding tyrosine-type recombinase/integrase — its product is MALFRRGSTWWVDFTSPGGKRTRVSAGTENKQEAQEFHDKLKAEAWRVGRLGERPTYTWDQAAWQWLTETAHKRTHEEDKVKLRWLQQYLGGTPLDAISRDLVMQIGNQKAKDASPATANRYLALIRAILRKASREWEWVDRVPKITLFKEAKRRVRWLTPDQVRRLLDRLQPHTRELVLFSLATGLRQANVLKLEWSQVDLTRRVVWFHCDQMKNQVSHHVSLNDTAYDVLVRQKGKHPERVFTFRGKPIVNANTRAWRNALKDAGINDFRWHDLRHCWASWLVQNGTPLYAVQELGGWQSVQMVQRYAHLSPANLADHAKTIDAVIALP
- a CDS encoding AAA family ATPase → MKEAENFAARKPQTNIVPDRGVASRETRVQPLLPPEQRAEPLREGIMLSRASAVAPVAIRWLWQDWLPEGKLSLLAGSPGTGKTTLAVAMAAIVSAGGAWPDGPRCASRGNVLFWSGEDDVADTLVPRLMAAGADLDRVYFVRSRIDENDEVQPFDPAFDIPLLGERVEAMGGASLLIVDPIVSAVSGDAHRANDVRRDLQALVDMAARYGCAVLGISHFAKGTRGSSPAERVIGSGAFVALARMVLVAGKDEAEERRILARAKANITFDDGGIEYMLEQVDVNGIPASRVVWGGLIEGNAREILGDVEMLPGDDEKTEREEAADFLASLLVQGPVPVNSIKADATGAGYAWRTVERAKRDLGVEARKAGMKGGWMWAIPADADEDRRGETEGHETPHGGGLRHSRRPSAETRISMIGTPEERQISEVRHRTGSGGLHDYCVRSADDAAVGVNPDDAESEE